Proteins co-encoded in one Sulfurimonas sp. HSL1-2 genomic window:
- a CDS encoding globin domain-containing protein — MIPEEHYDNLQKSAPKVAENIHAITEQTFKILLTEHPELKVLFQGAKANMPQQFSFAVIALTSFIDRPEKMKTYAEKFKAMYPTATPEQFELIFEALLKGMKQVLDRKAPPKAINAWDAALTHLNHDYLHN; from the coding sequence ATGATCCCGGAAGAGCATTACGATAACCTGCAAAAAAGCGCGCCCAAGGTGGCCGAGAACATCCATGCCATTACCGAGCAGACGTTTAAAATCCTGCTGACAGAGCACCCGGAACTGAAGGTACTGTTCCAGGGGGCCAAAGCCAATATGCCCCAGCAATTCAGCTTTGCCGTCATTGCACTGACCAGCTTTATCGACCGCCCCGAAAAAATGAAGACGTACGCAGAAAAATTCAAAGCCATGTATCCCACCGCAACGCCTGAACAGTTCGAACTCATCTTCGAAGCGCTGCTCAAAGGCATGAAACAGGTTCTGGACCGCAAAGCCCCGCCAAAAGCCATCAACGCATGGGACGCCGCACTGACTCATCTGAATCACGATTATCTGCACAATTAA
- a CDS encoding DUF4197 domain-containing protein — MTSSLAIVLTTQTLNAGLFDSIIETVTKTTSGETQTKDVSGLSVTDIDGGLREALNKGVKQAIEQLGKENGFLGNNLVKIPVPEKLMMVEKGLRKAGMGKYADDFVTAMNRAAEKAVPETAKIFADTISAMSIEDAKKILTGPDNAATEYFREHSGPALQAAILPIVQQYTQETEVTQYYKTMVDTYDSYGAPVLEQTGVTKLLGSLSGETNATTYDPRDLDGYITAKGVDGLFTVIAEEEKAIRTDPAARTTELLQKVFGN; from the coding sequence ATGACCTCTTCTTTAGCCATAGTGCTTACGACCCAGACCCTCAATGCCGGGCTGTTTGACTCCATCATCGAAACGGTGACAAAAACGACTTCGGGCGAGACGCAGACGAAGGATGTCTCCGGGCTTTCTGTTACAGACATCGACGGCGGGCTGCGCGAGGCGCTCAACAAGGGTGTCAAACAGGCCATTGAACAGTTGGGGAAGGAGAACGGTTTCCTTGGGAACAACCTGGTGAAGATCCCCGTGCCCGAGAAGCTGATGATGGTCGAGAAGGGGCTGCGCAAGGCGGGGATGGGCAAGTATGCCGACGACTTCGTCACGGCGATGAACCGCGCGGCGGAGAAGGCGGTGCCGGAGACGGCGAAGATCTTTGCCGATACCATCTCCGCAATGAGCATCGAGGATGCGAAAAAGATCCTCACCGGTCCGGACAACGCGGCGACGGAGTATTTCCGCGAGCACTCCGGCCCGGCGCTGCAGGCGGCGATTTTGCCTATCGTCCAGCAGTACACACAGGAGACCGAGGTGACGCAGTACTACAAGACAATGGTCGATACCTACGACAGTTACGGCGCGCCGGTGCTGGAGCAGACGGGGGTAACGAAGCTCCTTGGGTCGCTGTCGGGTGAAACGAATGCGACGACGTACGACCCGCGCGACCTCGACGGCTACATCACGGCCAAGGGAGTAGACGGCCTCTTTACGGTCATTGCCGAAGAGGAGAAAGCGATCCGCACCGACCCCGCGGCGCGGACGACGGAGCTGCTGCAGAAGGTTTTCGGCAACTGA
- a CDS encoding 2-phosphosulfolactate phosphatase: MSPRVEIFRGNDLTLPASEVNVVIDVVRAFTVAHYAFLRGAAEMLLVPDVDTALTVRNQRPEVLLAGEIGGLPIDGFDLDNSPVRFASADLEGRTIVQKTTNGVKAALHSLGAPMVLLTGFSNAEATALYLKAHYGDSDAKINLVASHPTGDEDFACAEYIRSQLLGETMHADEVRRRIYGCETVVKFLDPARPEFNAEDIDYCAACLPPEFVMAVRQDGRWPVVRKVML; the protein is encoded by the coding sequence GTGAGTCCCCGCGTCGAGATATTCAGAGGCAACGACCTCACGCTTCCCGCCTCGGAGGTCAACGTCGTCATCGACGTCGTGCGGGCCTTTACCGTGGCACATTACGCCTTTTTGCGGGGTGCGGCCGAAATGCTCCTCGTCCCCGACGTTGACACGGCCTTAACTGTGCGGAATCAAAGGCCGGAGGTACTGCTGGCCGGCGAGATCGGCGGCCTCCCCATCGATGGGTTCGACCTCGACAACTCCCCCGTCCGTTTCGCCTCTGCCGATCTGGAAGGGCGGACGATCGTGCAGAAGACAACGAACGGCGTCAAGGCGGCGCTGCACTCGCTGGGGGCTCCTATGGTGCTGCTGACGGGCTTCTCCAACGCCGAAGCGACGGCGTTGTACCTCAAGGCGCATTACGGCGACAGCGATGCGAAAATAAACCTCGTCGCTTCGCACCCCACGGGGGACGAGGATTTCGCCTGCGCGGAGTATATCCGTTCGCAGCTCCTGGGGGAGACGATGCATGCCGATGAGGTCCGGCGGCGCATCTACGGCTGCGAGACGGTCGTGAAGTTCCTCGATCCCGCCCGCCCCGAGTTCAATGCCGAAGACATCGACTACTGTGCCGCCTGCCTGCCGCCCGAGTTCGTCATGGCCGTCCGGCAGGATGGGCGGTGGCCCGTAGTGCGGAAGGTGATGTTGTAG